The following proteins come from a genomic window of Coffea arabica cultivar ET-39 chromosome 11c, Coffea Arabica ET-39 HiFi, whole genome shotgun sequence:
- the LOC113716747 gene encoding ethylene-responsive transcription factor ERF118-like: MPEPRRQVILNQEHHNKRPKIMAEPTRPVRKIRVFCDDPDATDTDSSDDERVIEKKPKRFLREIILPIVELKSQPGQPVAVALAPEAENSCQESNNGEKNNPKKKKGLAKPLSQPQSKPSSTKYKGVRQRKWGKWAAEIRDPFKGKRIWLGTYISPEEASRAYEAKRLEFEARAMADQNASEKCSNVNDDNNNNQSSSMAVSQPHNQNEAPACVSEDSAESLVSHTSPASVLELDCLTSSATPAMASVDGEKQDEEEKVKNVAEGTKVVEQKVPDLDLMMEDELSLAELAQGMELDFELNSLFMGEEEFGQSLGDFVIGDIEDIPICRFEDDQPSALPDFDFEFDFDACNEAFSWMDDGPALMNGASPLENQHSVPISFAA; encoded by the coding sequence atgccaGAGCCTCGGAGACAAGTCATACTGAATCAAGAGCATCATAACAAGAGGCCAAAAATCATGGCTGAACCCACCAGACCTGTGAGGAAGATTCGGGTGTTTTGTGACGACCCGGATGCGACTGATACTGATTCATCAGATGATGAAAGGGTGATTGAGAAGAAGCCTAAGAGGTTCCTTAGGGAGATTATCCTCCCTATTGTGGAGTTGAAAAGTCAACCCGGTCAGCCTGTGGCTGTGGCTCTTGCCCCAGAAGCTGAAAATTCCTGTCAAGAGAGCAATAATGGGGAGAAAAACAACCCCAAGAAAAAGAAGGGTTTAGCTAAACCCCTGAGTCAACCTCAATCAAAGCCTTCCTCTACCAAATACAAAGGTGTCAGGCAGAGGAAATGGGGCAAATGGGCTGCAGAAATTCGCGACCCGTTCAAGGGAAAGAGGATCTGGTTGGGTACTTATATTTCTCCGGAGGAAGCTTCAAGAGCCTATGAAGCTAAACGACTTGAATTTGAAGCTAGGGCCATGGCTGATCAAAATGCGTCTGAGAAGTGTTCTAATGTCAATgacgataataataataatcagtCTAGCTCAATGGCGGTTTCGCAGCCACATAATCAGAACGAAGCTCCTGCTTGTGTATCTGAGGACTCCGCTGAAAGCCTGGTATCGCATACATCTCCGGCGTCTGTCCTCGAGTTGGATTGTTTGACCTCATCTGCAACTCCGGCTATGGCTTCTGTGGATGGTGAGAAGCAAGATGAAGAAGAGAAGGTGAAAAATGTTGCTGAGGGAACCAAAGTTGTTGAGCAAAAGGTGCCTGATCTGGATTTAATGATGGAGGATGAGTTGTCATTGGCTGAACTAGCTCAGGGAATGGAGCTGGATTTTGAGCTAAATTCTCTGTTTATGGGAGAGGAGGAGTTTGGACAGTCTCTTGGAGACTTTGTCATTGGTGACATTGAAGACATACCAATCTGTCGCTTTGAAGATGATCAGCCGAGTGCTTTGCCTGATTTCGACTTCGAATTCGACTTTGATGCTTGCAATGAAGCCTTTTCGTGGATGGATGATGGGCCAGCCCTGATGAATGGAGCATCACCTCTTGAAAATCAACACAGTGTGCCCATAAGTTTTGCAGCATAA